In Streptomyces sp. SID8374, one genomic interval encodes:
- the npdG gene encoding NADPH-dependent F420 reductase, producing the protein MTTQDSGSAPKPPAKDPWDLPDVSALSVGVLGGTGPQGRGLAYRLARAGQRVTLGSRDAGRAAEAAAELGHGVEGTDNAECARRSDIVIVAVPWDGHAKTLESLREELAGKLVIDCVNPLGFDKKGAYALKPEEGSAAEQAAALLPDSRVTAAFHHLSAVLLQDESIEEIDTDVLVLGEARADTDIVQALAGRIPGMRGIFAGRLRNAHQVESLVANLISVNRRYKAHAGLRTTDV; encoded by the coding sequence ATGACTACACAGGACAGCGGCAGCGCGCCCAAGCCCCCCGCCAAGGACCCCTGGGACCTCCCCGACGTCTCCGCCCTGAGCGTCGGCGTACTCGGCGGGACCGGCCCCCAGGGGCGCGGCCTCGCCTACCGGCTCGCCCGCGCCGGACAGCGGGTCACCCTCGGCTCCCGGGACGCCGGACGCGCGGCCGAGGCGGCCGCCGAGCTCGGCCACGGTGTCGAGGGCACGGACAACGCGGAGTGCGCCCGGCGCAGCGACATCGTGATCGTCGCCGTGCCGTGGGACGGCCACGCCAAGACCCTGGAGTCCCTGCGCGAGGAGCTGGCGGGCAAGCTCGTCATCGACTGCGTCAACCCGCTCGGCTTCGACAAGAAGGGCGCCTACGCCCTCAAGCCGGAGGAGGGCAGCGCCGCCGAGCAGGCCGCCGCCCTGCTGCCGGACTCCCGCGTCACCGCCGCCTTCCACCACCTCTCGGCGGTGCTGCTCCAGGACGAGTCCATCGAGGAGATCGACACCGACGTCCTGGTGCTGGGCGAGGCGCGGGCCGACACGGACATCGTGCAGGCGCTGGCGGGCCGCATCCCGGGGATGCGCGGCATCTTCGCGGGCCGGCTCCGCAACGCCCACCAGGTCGAGTCCCTGGTCGCGAACCTGATCTCGGTCAACCGCCGCTACAAGGCCCACGCCGGACTCCGCACCACCGACGTCTGA
- a CDS encoding MFS transporter yields the protein MTEAPPATPPPPSSRLRALLPDLAPWHSSPDFRLLWIQGLITYFGSFMALIALPLQIKHLTGSPLAVGAMGAVELVPLVVFGLYGGALADAVDRRRVILLTEAGLGVLAAILLVNALLPEPLLWPLYVVAGGVAALAGLQRPALDSLMARIVPHAQQTAAAALNSLRWQIGAIAGPALAGLVVAYAGHGTAYAVTVCTFAVSVVLCLRLSPAPPAKEAAKPSLRGIVEGARYAWSRPVLLGTYAIDLAAMFFAFPNTIFPFLADELDAEWSLGLMYAAGSVGSLALGLTSGWTSRVRRHGLFVVFGAAVWGLAIAAAGWFSSVWVVLLCLGVAGAGDMLSGLGRSTIWNQTIPEELRGRLAGIEVLSYSVGPQLGQVRAGAMAGWTGTRSAIWTGGVACVASVALLTAALPKLVRYDSETDEDAVRRREARVEG from the coding sequence GTGACCGAAGCTCCCCCTGCCACCCCGCCCCCTCCCTCGTCCCGGCTCCGCGCCCTGCTGCCGGACCTGGCCCCGTGGCACTCCTCGCCGGACTTCCGGCTGCTGTGGATCCAGGGGCTGATCACGTACTTCGGCAGCTTCATGGCGCTCATCGCGCTGCCGCTCCAGATCAAGCACCTCACCGGCTCGCCGCTCGCGGTCGGGGCGATGGGGGCGGTGGAGCTGGTGCCGCTGGTGGTCTTCGGGCTGTACGGCGGGGCGCTCGCCGACGCGGTGGACCGGCGCCGGGTCATCCTGCTCACCGAGGCGGGGCTCGGGGTGCTCGCCGCGATCCTGCTGGTGAACGCGCTCCTGCCGGAGCCGCTGCTGTGGCCGCTGTACGTCGTCGCCGGCGGGGTCGCCGCCCTGGCCGGGCTCCAACGGCCCGCGCTGGACTCCCTGATGGCCCGGATCGTGCCCCACGCCCAGCAGACGGCGGCGGCCGCCCTGAACTCGCTGCGCTGGCAGATCGGGGCGATCGCGGGCCCGGCGCTGGCCGGCCTGGTGGTGGCGTACGCCGGTCACGGCACGGCGTACGCGGTGACGGTCTGCACGTTCGCCGTCTCCGTCGTGCTCTGCCTGCGGCTCTCCCCCGCGCCGCCCGCCAAGGAGGCGGCGAAGCCGTCGCTGCGCGGGATCGTGGAGGGGGCCCGGTACGCCTGGAGCCGGCCGGTGCTGCTGGGGACGTACGCGATCGACCTGGCGGCGATGTTCTTCGCCTTCCCGAACACGATCTTCCCGTTCCTGGCGGACGAGCTGGACGCGGAGTGGTCGCTGGGGCTGATGTACGCGGCGGGCTCGGTCGGTTCGCTGGCGCTCGGGCTGACCAGCGGCTGGACGTCCCGGGTGCGCAGGCACGGGCTGTTCGTGGTGTTCGGGGCGGCGGTGTGGGGGCTGGCGATCGCGGCGGCGGGCTGGTTCTCCAGCGTGTGGGTGGTGCTGCTCTGCCTGGGCGTGGCCGGGGCGGGCGACATGCTCAGCGGGCTGGGGCGCTCCACCATCTGGAACCAGACCATTCCGGAGGAGCTGCGGGGGCGGCTGGCGGGCATCGAGGTGCTCTCGTACAGCGTGGGTCCGCAGCTGGGGCAGGTGCGGGCCGGGGCGATGGCGGGGTGGACCGGGACCCGGTCGGCGATCTGGACGGGCGGGGTGGCGTGCGTGGCGTCGGTGGCGCTGCTGACGGC